Proteins encoded together in one Mus pahari chromosome 9, PAHARI_EIJ_v1.1, whole genome shotgun sequence window:
- the Btg1 gene encoding protein BTG1, which produces MHPFYTRAATMIGEIAAAVSFISKFLRTKGLTSERQLQTFSQSLQELLAEHYKHHWFPEKPCKGSGYRCIRINHKMDPLIGQAAQRIGLSSQELFRLLPSELTLWVDPYEVSYRIGEDGSICVLYEASPAGGSTQNSTSVQMVDSRISCKEELLLGRTSPSKNYNMMTVSG; this is translated from the exons ATGCATCCCTTCTACACCCGGGCCGCCACCATGATAGGCGAGATCGCCGCCGCGGTGTCCTTCATCTCCAAGTTCCTCCGCACCAAGGGGCTCACGAGCGAGCGACAGCTGCAGACTTTCAGCCAGAGCCTGCAGGAGCTGCTGGCAG agCATTACAAACATCACTGGTTCCCAGAAAAGCCGTGCAAGGGATCAGGTTACCGTTGTATTCGCATCAACCATAAGATGGATCCTCTGATTGGACAGGCAGCCCAGCGGATTGGACTGAGCAGTCAGGAGTTGTTCAGGCTTCTCCCAAGTGAACTCACACTCTGGGTTGACCCCTACGAAGTGTCCTACAGGATTGGCGAGGATGGCTCCATCTGTGTGCTGTACGAAGCCTCACCAGCAGGAGGTAGCACTCAGAACAGCACCAGCGTGCAAATGGTAGACAGCAGGATCAGCTGTAAGGAGGAACTTCTCTTGGGCAGAACAAGCCCTTCCAAAAACTACAATATGATGACTGTATCGGGTTAA